The Priestia megaterium NBRC 15308 = ATCC 14581 region GTGATAACACAACGCTTACTAGAATACATGTCACAATCGGGAAATAAAAGGTTGTATTTCCTTTTTTGATAAAAATATCGCCAGGAAGCTTGCCAACAAACTGCCATAACAGCCCAATGACGACTAAAATGCCCCCTAATGTGATAAGCATCTTAGGCATATCATTCACTGATCAGGCACCTCCAGCTGAAAATGATCATAAACCAAAGGCGTCACGATTCGTCCTCGCGGCGTCCGCTGCAAAAAGCCGATTTGCAATAGATACGGCTCGTATACGTCTTCAATTGTGTGAGACTCTTCACCAATAGTAGCCGATATTGTGTCTAACCCTACAGGTCCGCCCCTAAATTTTTCGATAATCCCTCTTAATAATTTATGGTCAATATGATCAAGACCTAAACGGTCCACCTGCAACATTTCTAATGCTTCGTTGGCAAGCCTTTCGGTTATGGCTCCGTCTCCTTTGACCTGAGCAAAATCTCTGACTCTTCGAAGCAAGCGATTCGCAATACGCGGAGTTCCCCTAGCACGCCTAGCCATCTCAAACGTAGCTTTCTCATCAATCTCTACATCTAAAATAGCGGCTGTCCTTTCTACTATCGAAGCAAGATCTTCTTCTTGGTAATATTCTAAACGGCTTAAAACGCCGAAGCGATCACGCAAAGGAGAAGATAAAAGCCCGGCTCTTGTCGTTGCACCTACTAGCGTAAACGGAGGCAAATCCAGACGGACGGAGCGTGCACTCGGTCCTTTTCCAATAACAATATCCAAACAGAAATCTTCCATTGCTGGGTATAGTACTTCTTCAACCGAACGATTTAATCGATGAATTTCATCAATAAAAAGCACATCTCCAGGCTCTAAGCTGGTTAAAACTGCGGCTAAGTCGCCTGGACGCTCAATGGCTGGCCCTGAGGTCGTTCGGATTTGCACGCCCATTTCATTAGCGATAATAGTAGCAAGGGTTGTTTTCCCCAATCCTGGAGGACCATATAAGAGCACGTGATCTAACGTTTCGCTTCGCATTTTGGCAGCTTTAATAAAAATGTCCAGATGGGATTTTACTTTATGCTGACCAATATACTGCTGTAAGGTTTGCGGCCGCAAACTCTGCTCGATGATTTCTTCTTCACCAAGAACATCTCCCGTTACAATACGATCGTCCATTTTACTCCTCCCTTACTTATTGTTTCAATAATCGTTTTAGCGCTTCTTTAATATACTGATCCGTTGTCATCGTTTCCTTCATTAAAGCCGGAACAATTTTTTTGATTTCTCTTTCTGCATAACCTAATACTTTAAGTGCTTCAATCGCTTCATCGAGGGCTTCTGAACTTTGAGATTTGACTTCTTGTGCGTCCAAATCTGCAAATAAAGAAGGGACGGCATCTGGTACAATATCATGCAGCTTTCCTTTTAAATCTAGAATCATCTGTCGAGCTGTTTTTTTACCTACTCCTGGAAACTTAACTAAAAACTTCTCGTCTTCCTCTTCCACAGCTTGGACAACCTGCGCTGGATTACCTGACGCTAAAATAGCTAAACCGCCTTTTGGGCCGATTCCTGACACGCTAATTAACTTCATAAATAAATCCTTTTGTTCTCGGGAAGCAAACCCGTAAAGTGCAATTACATCTTCTCTTACATATTGATAGGTGTAAACCGTCTTTGGTTGTTCATCAATTGAAAATACATATGGATTCGGCGTAAAGACTTGATAGCCTATCCCGTTGTTTTCGATTACTACATACTCAGGATTTATATATGTAACAGTGCCTTTGATATAATCAAACAATAAGCTCTCTCCTTAATCACGTACGCGCGGGCAGTGACCTTCAACTTTGCCTACGAAGAATCCTGCCCGCATCGTTCTCTATTTTCCTTTAAAGTTGCTTTTTAAAAAGACGTTCAAGAGAACGTTTGCCTCTTTTCATCTTTGTCAACCTATTTTTACAATAGCTATAAAAAATAGAACCGCACATTTTTATTGATGAATGACCTTTTAAAATATATACAATACTAGACTGCTGAATACCATTTTAACATATCGCCAAAAGCAAATAGAAGCAATTTAGAATGTTGAATTCAATAATTATTTTACCATACTAAAAAACGGCTGCTTGATTGAAAGCGGCCGCTGCTGGAGCTGATAGATTTTATAGAAATTAATGAGGGAAAGATATTCATCTTTTGATTGAACGCGAATACCTTTCTTTAATTGTTCATGCTGATAGCTCTCAAGCCTTTTGATGTCAATTTGAAAAAACGATTGTATAATATGCTGCGACGCAGCTGGTTTGCCTTCAAATGCTGAGAGAATACCGTTAACAGAAAGCCCTACATAACCGTTCTCTTTTAAAATAGGTGAAATATCGTCTATGCTTGTTCTAAAAACTAGCTCTTGATCCGTTTCTTTAAGCAGTCGCCAATTTTTATATTTTTTCATTAATTGTTTTTTCGTCATAGAAGGGCTTTTGATCATCTCTTGACTTATAACTCCATCCACATACACGCGCTCAAGAAATAATGTCATCGGCTCCTTTTCATTCGCATCTGCACGGTATGGCATTATACAAAGCACAATACTTACTATCATTAAAAAAGCTGCTTGATGAATGACTTTCTTCACTCACCTTCACCTCACACGTTAATCATACTCTTTTTAGTATTATCTAAAAAGGTTTTGTGAAAATCTACACTAATAGTTTGACCTACTTATTTTCTTTTATCCTCTTATTTTATGAAGCAAATCCCTTTTACGATATTATGTTAAGAAAACATGGAGTATTTGTTACATTTGCACACTATTTGTAAAATTTTCTCTTGAACGTTTTAATTAAATTTTCGCAGGGTATGTACATAGTGGAAGTAATTGTAAGGACTTCTATTATCTATTTTAATAAAAAAGGGAGCTGAAGTAATGAGAATGAATAAACGTGTAGTCGGAACTTTTTTTTCAGAGAAAGAAGCTTTAGATGTTATCAATAATTTAAAGCGTCAAGGTTATCGAGAAACAGACATTATGGTTATTTCTAACAGTAAAAGCAATACATTTCAAATAGGTCACGATACAAATGTAATTATTGAAGCTGGTTCACCTGCCGTAAGTTCATTAGCTGGCGTCATGATGGATAACTTTTTTACCATGATGACAGGCGGCATGGGGCTCAAACAAGGAAACGGCTTGAAATCAAAATTAATCCGCATGGGCATACCAGACTTCTCAGCCGTGCAGTGCGAGACAGATGTAGCTGCTGGTAAAATTCTAATCTTGATAGATGCCGTAAGCTCTGAACAAACTCCAGCGTACGGAACCTATACGGAACACAACGAGCATAGAGCCGTCCAACTACGTGAAGAAAAATTAGATGTCTTAAAAGAACGCGTCCAAGTCGGTGAAGTAAAACTCCACAAAAAAGTAATAGAGGAAGAAAGAACTGTACACGTTCCTGTTACGAGAGAAGAGTTTTATATTGAACGTCGGCCTGTAGTTGACGGAGACTATAACGCTGGGCCACTTACAGAAGATGAAATTATTCGTGTTCCAATCATGGAAGAACGAGTGGAAATAACCAAACGACCAGTTATTGTTGAAGAAGTAATTATAGGAAAAAAACTTATTCAAGAAACAAAAGAATGGACTGAAACAATTAAGAAAGAAGAAGCAAGCGTAGAACCTGATGGACTCGCGAGCCCTGAAGTATACGAAAATATGATGAACTATACAGACCATACTTACGCTCAAGTTTCTGCAGCTCTAGCAAGCGACGTGGAAGCTGAATACGAAAATAGTCAGACAACTAACAACGAGAAGCCAAACACACAAGCTAATGAGACAAGCTCTTCTGCAAAAAATGTAAAAAATACAAAGAGTGTCGCTACGGCACCAGCAGATACGAAAAAAAGAGAAGGTCGCCTCAAACAAAATGAAACTAACGCTCAAAAGGAAGAAGCGGAATCCAAAACAACAAACAAATCTGCTTCTAACAAGAAAAATTAATAGTTACATGTTCGAGGAATAGCTGCCTGGCTTCAATGGCAGCTTTTTTATATGTCTTCTCATCAAAAAAACAGCCGTCCTTCACAGACAGCTGCTTCTTCATTTAACGATGTTTATGATTGACATTCTCATCGACTGATTCAAATAGACCATTGAAATTAGTTTGAATCGTATTACGGTCTTTTCCATTTCGAATATCGTCATCAAGAGAGCGAGCGTTCATAAATACATCATGATCTACTTTTACTTGAACATTGTAGTCCTTTGCAATAGGCTTTACTTTATCGAGCACGTTTTGTTTTAAACGGCCGTTATTTATGTCTTTGGCCGGATCCACAGCAACTAATAGCTGATCTCCACGGACAACGGCGCGACTATTTTCTACACCTTTAACGCTTGCAGCCCGATCAGCCACTTTTTCCGTAAAGTCTCTTGGATAATCTTCACCATAATACATATTAGCAACGCCATTTGTACGATCATTTGTATTATTGATGTTTCCATAAGGGTTTGTCGGATTATCAAAACGTCCATCACTTACGTTTAACGGATAATTAGGTGTTCCATTCCCATCTAAAACTTCAGTCATTGGACCTTTCGGATTATCTACGCGATGTTCATTCGCTTTTTCATTTGTATGATACCCAACAGGCTGTGTCGTATCTGTATAGCGCTGTTCCATACCTTGGTCTTTGTTATTGCAAGCGCCAAGTCCCATCATACATGCGAAAGCTAAAGAAGTTGCTACATAACTATTCAACATAATCGCCCCCTAATTTAAGCTCTATTTACTCTGAGCTTACTATTAGGATTAAAAGACGAGCCGTTTCTTATTCGATGAAGTGTTTATAAACTCTTTACATGTCATGTAGGTTTTGTAAGTGCTGGTAAATCACTCGATAAAAATGTGTACGCTGTGACCATTCTTCTACTGATTGCTGCATTAACCTTTGGCGATTTGCCCATGATAAAGCAGAGACATTTATATTCCAGTTTCTCATCAGCATCGATGGAAATAGTAAAGAAGCAAGAAAAAAACGCTGCTTGCTTAATTCTTTTATTTTCGAGTGTTGAAGTAGTTCTTTCATCGACCACTGGACGTAAGGCAAAAAGCGCTGCACAAGCTGAACATAGTCATAAAGAGCAGGAGCTTTAGCCGATAAGTCAAAATCAATCATAACAATACCCAAGTGGTTTGTTTTCAAGAAATTATGTGAAGCAACGTCACCGTGAATAATGGAACAGTTCAACCCACTATCTTTGAAACGTTCCATTAAGACTAAAGCTTTTTCTCCCCAAGTCACAATGTCTTTATATACATGAAATTGATTAAATTCCCTGAATATATGTGAGGTTTCTCGAAAAGAGGAAAGCCGCTTTTTCCATTTTAAAATAAGGTCATACTCAGAAAGCTTTGTATACGCGGCTAGTTTCTTTTTATGAACTTCTCCATGATAGCGGATCAATGTTTGTAATACTTCTTCCCGATCCTGAAAACTTTCATACGTTACCTCTTTTACTTGCTTAACAAAAGGCATCATCGCCCAGTACAAATGACGGTCCTTTATATAAAGTTCACCTTCTGGGTAAGCTTCGAAATTAACAGCATACCCTTGTTGAATCTGAGATAAAAAATGATAAACATGTTCAATTTTACTTTTGTCTCTGTATGCTTTTATTACTTTTTTTCCTTTATTCGTATCCGCTATGATGACATGAGGCTTTTTCATACGATAGGTCTCAACGTGAATATCTCTTTTTTTCAAATAGAGAAAGAGACGATTTAAATTAAAATCGTCTCGTGTATAATAATCAATCTTCATCTTCGTCGTACTCATCGTATTCTGGAATACTAAATGCATTTGGATCAAACGCAGGATACGGAGGTACACCAATCATGCCATATGGGGCTGGATAGGGTGCCCTTGGGTCCTGAAAGCCATAAGGTACCTGCTGTTGGTACTGTGGATAAGGCTGCTGTGGTGCATAGTCGTCAGGTCTTGGTTCACCGCATCCGCAGTCTCCTTGCTGCTGTGGCGCATATTGCTGCCCATAATGGTAAGGCGCGTTTCCAAAACCATCGGAAGAACTTTCATAATGGCCACCTGTCATAGCTCCTTGTACTTGTGGATACATCGGTGCTTGATGATAGGCCGGATAAACGGGCTGCTGATATCCCCATGGAGGCGGACAAGGAGAACATTGTACCGGTCCATAGCAGCTGTGTGGCATCATTGGATACATTGGCATCGGTGCCATGTGAGCGCCCATCGCATGTTCTTCAAACGATTCGTGTTCATAACCGTGATGATACATTGGAGCCTGTTGATACATTGGCATTGGATATGGTTGCGGTGCATACATTGGCGGATGACACGGCATATAATTAAATCCGCAGCCTGGCATCACAGGCGATATCGGCATGATTGGGTAACATGGCATTTGAGGAGGCATTTCTATACTCTCCATCTCAGGACTTTCTGGCGATTCATGCTTAGGCAGTTCTTTTGGTGCTTCTTTTTTTGGAGCCTGCATCGCCATATTAACGGTGTAATAATTGTTAATATCAATCTCAGGTGCAATTGGCTTTAATTTAGGAAGCTTTGGCGCAACTGGCATTTCTTTTTTAGGCTGCACAATTGGTGCTTCTTTTTTAGGCTGTGCGACCGGTGCTTCTTTCTTTGGCTGCGCAATCGGCGCTTCCTTTTTCGGTTGAGCAATCGGTGCTTCTTTCTTTGGCTGCGCAATTGGTGCTTCTTTTATCGGTTGCATAAACGGTGTTTGAGCAGGCTGATTAGCTGACTTTTTCTCATCCGGACTTTCATCAATTTCCGTTACTGGATAAGCTTTTGTGGATTGGTCACTATAAGGGTGTTGAACTTTAGGCATTTCTTTTATACCAGGTGAAGGAGCTCCTTCTTTTTGAACAGGCACTCCGCTTGTCGGCACTTTAATTTTCATTCCAGGCATGATCATGTCTGGATTGCTTAATTGAGAATTCGCTTTTTTTAACTCTTCAAAATTAACCCCATACTTTTCAGCGATTTTCCAAAGGGTATCCCCTTTTTGAACGATATGGATTTTCAACGTCATTCCCCTCCCGAGTAGAGTCTCTGCCATCTATATGTGCAAAATCAAAGTAAGTTCTGTTTGTTCATCACAAGATATGCCTTGAACCATTTTTTTATTCATTTTGCCCACAGTTTGGTTCAAGTTTTTATGATAAAGAAAAAAAGACTTATCAACACAAACAATATGTCAATAAGTCTTCTTTTAGACCTTCTCTTTTTAATTGTCTTAAAAATCTTTATGCTCGTTCTAACATATTCGTTAGCGCTTTGATCGCTCCTTGTGCTGTATGTTTATCCACTTTGATTTGATTCACTTCTGTTCCTTCTTCTATGCTTTCTAAAGCCCACAGCAAGTGAGGCAAATCAATTCGGTTCATCGTCAAACAAGGACACATATAGGGATTAAGCGAAACAATTTCTTTATCCGGATGACTGTTGATAATCCGTTTCACTAAGTTCATTTCCGTGCCAATAGCCCATTTAGAGCCTGAAGGAGCTTTTTCAATTGTATCAATAATATATTTTGTAGAACCTGCATAATCTGATTTTTGCACCACTTCATAAGAACACTCCGGATGAACAATAATATTCATCTCAGGCTGCTTCTCGCGTAAATAATCAATATTTTTAACCGTGAAATTTTCGTGCACAGAACAGTGACCTTTCCATAGAATCACCTTGATGTTGTTTATATCCCCTTCATATTCAAGTATTTCTTCAATAGGATTCCAAATAGCCATTTCATCTAGTCCAACACCTAAATCATAAGCAGTGTTTCTGCCTAAATGCTGATCTGGCAAAAAGAGAATGCGCTCTTTTTTAGAAAATGCCCACTCCACCATATTTTTTGCATTTGAAGATGTTACTGTTGCTCCATCATGTTCACCTACAAAAGATTTAATTGCAGCTGTAGAGTTCACATACGTAAGCGGAATAATCGTATCTCCGAAAAGATCCTGTAAGACAGGCCATGCCTTTTCTGTTTGCTGAATAGTAGCCATATCAGCCATTGAACAGCCAGCTCGCATATCGGGTAAAATGACTTTTTGATTTTCAGCTGTTAAAATATCAGCTGTTTCTGCCATGAAGTGAACGCCGCAAAACACAATATGCTCAGCTTCTCTATTTTCAGCTGCTATTTGAGCCAGCTGTAAGGAGTCTCCTACCGCGTCCGCGAACTCGTACACTTCGTCTTTTTGATAATGATGGCCGAGCAGAAACAATTTGCTTCCGAGCTTTTTCTTGATTTCTAGTACTCTTCTTTTCATTTCATTTTCTGTGAGCTCCGTATATTTAGCGGGGAGCGTTTGCTGCTGAAGCGTTTGTAATAAACTCATCATTTTCTGTTCCCCTTTCTGTTAATAAGTCCAAGCTGATATCGATAGACCCTGCTGAATGCGTTAAAGCTCCAAGTGAAATATAGTCCACTCCGCTGTCTCTAAAAGAATGGAGCGTGCCAAGCGTGATTCCACCAGATGCTTCTGTGACAATATGAGCGGGAACCAGTGGTATCCAACCTTTAATGACTTCTGGAGAACAGTTATCGAACATAATAACATCTGCTCCTGCCTCTATTGCTTCTAGCAATTGACTTTTGTTTTCAATTTCCACTTCCACCTTAACCATATGTCCAACCTGCTCTCTTACTTTCACAACAGCGTCTAGAATAGATCCTGCATGTGCAATATGGTTATCTTTTAACATGACGCCATCGTACAATCCAAAACGATGATTATAACCTCCTCCAGCACGAACGGCATACTTCTCTAACATTCGCATACCAGGCGTTGTTTTTCGCGTGTCACATATACGCGTATGTGAGCTGCCAAGCAGCGCTACGGCTTTGTGCGTCATCGTGGCAATGCCACTCATTCTTTGAAGTAAGTTTAAGATTACCCGTTCACCGGTCAAAATAGATCGCACGGATCCTGAAACGGTAGCTATTTTATCTCCAGGCTTAAGAACATCTCCATCTTTTTTCTCGAAATTCACTTTCACGTTAGGATCTATTAAATGAAATCCTTCTTTAATCAATTCCACTCCTGCAATAATACCTGATTGCTTTGCCGTGAACACAGCCTTCCCTTGGTCAGACGGAGAAAAAATAGCTTCACAGGTTATATCTCCATCTCCAATGTCTTCTATAAAAAAAGACTGCAATAGTTTTTGTAATTTCAACGTGTTCATTGTGCTACCTTCACCTTTCTTTTTAAATTTCCTTGCTTATAAAATCAATGATTGTTTTGTTGAAATAGCAGACTGCTTAATAATTCGCTTATGCTCCCATTCTTGCTTTTCATGCGGAAAGTCACTTCGGTAATGACCTCCTCTACTTTCTTTTCTTGCAAGAGAGGACTCAGCAATAAGCAGACCTGCAGTTAGCATATTGCAGATGGTCGCTGCTTCCCTCGAATATATAACTTCTTGGTCAAGAGGTATTCCATCCAGATGATTTGTGAATTCATGCACAATAGTAGCCAATTCGTTTTCATGACGAATGATGCCTACACAATCCATCATCTTATGCTGAATTTGTTTTGTGGCAGGCAGTATTTTAGGCATGCCTTTATACACGTAACGGACGGGGGGATAACGAGATATCGTTCTCGCTTTATGTAAAATATGACGCCCTGTCCGTTTTCCAAATACAAGACACTCTAACAATGAATTGCTTGCTAGACGATTTGCTCCATGAACGCCTGTAAAAGAAACTTCCCCCACGGCATACAATCCTTCAACGCTTGTTTGTCCATAACCATCTACTTCAATTCCACCCATTAAAAAATGTGCGCCGGGAGTAACAGGTATTCGTTTTTTGTCCAGTTGAATTTTATACTTCCGACACAGTGCCGTAATCGTAGGAAATTTTTGTTGAAAATGAGCCACTTTTTCAATGTCTAAAAATACGGATCTTCCTTTTTTCATTTCATTAAAAATTGTCCTTGCTACAACATCTCGCGGTGCTAAATCCTTAAAGGGATGAACTCCTTCCATTATGCGTTCATTCCATTCATTTACCAGTACGCCACCTTCGCCTCGAACCGCTTCGGATACTAGACCTTTCGCTTCCTTTTGATACAAAAGCGTCGGATGAAACTGAACAAATTCTAAGTCCGCTAATTTTGCTCCAGCCCTGTACGCAAGCGCTAGCCCATCTCCTGTCGCCAGCGGCTGGTTAGATGTATGCTTGTACAAAGCGCCGATTCCTCCGGTAGCAATAACCGTTTGACGAGCATGATATATAGTAATTTTGTTGTTTTCACCTTGTCCGATAGCACCTCTGCACGTTCCATCTACAGTTATTAAATGCTGAATCATTTCGTTTTCAATGACTGTAATATATGGCAGTACTGCTTTTTTCAAAAAAGCGAACAGCGCTTGTCCTGTTGCATCCCCACCTGCATGCAGAATACGATTCGTACGATGGGCTCCTTCTTTTCCAAAATGCAGCGTACCATCTGGATTTTTATCAAACTTCATTCCTTTATGAATCAATTCATTTACTACAGCCGCACCTTCTTCCACTAAAGTGCGTACCGCTTGTTCATTGCAATGCTTATTGCCCGCAACCAACGTATCATAGAGATGTTCACTCCAGTGATCGCTGCTTCCAATAGCAGCTGCTACTCCGCCTTGAGCAAGAACTGAGTTATTGCGGTCAAGTTTCCCTTTCGTTACCATTACAACTCTGTTATGACGACACAGTTCATAAGCTGCAGAAAACGCTGCTAATCCGCTTCCAATAATTAAAACATCCGTCTCTAACATTTCACACCTCTTTATTTACATGTGTCTTGACACCTATATTTACATATTATTAAATGAAAGACAAGAAGTTTTTTTATCGGAGGGAGAAAATGATTTATCTGGACTATGCAGCGACAACGCCAATGAGACAAGAAGCAATTGAGGTATATACTGAAGCGGCAACAAGCTATTATGGAAACTCCAGCAGTCTTCACACACTTGGAACACAAGCAGAAAATTTACTGACTCTATGCAGAAAAAAATTAAGCCTGTTAGTAAATTGTCGAGAGGATGATCTTTTTTTTACAAGCGGGGGAACAGAAGCTAATTACTTAGCTATTCGTTCTCTTTTAAAAGGAAAAAATGATGAAAGAAAACATATAGTGACAACGAAGCTTGAACATTCTTCGGTGCTTCATACGTTGCAGCAGCTTGAAAAAGAAGGATTTTCCCTATCTTACGTACCTGTAGATCAAAACGGAGTTGTGTCTGTAGACGACTTAAAGAAGACGATTCGACCTGACACTGTGCTAGTAGCCATTCAGCATATCAATCATGAGCTCGGTACAATTCAGCCAGTTGAGGATATTGGCCATTTTTTATCTAAAAAAGAAATTCTCTTTCACTGTGATTGTGTTCAATCTTTTGGTAAGCTTCCTATTGATGTTAAAAAGCTGAAAGCTGATAGCATCTCAGTCTCTAGTCATAAAATTTACGGACCAAAAGGTGTAGGAATGGTATACATGAATTCAAGTTCTTCTTGGAAGCCTATTTACCATAAAGCAACTCATGAAAAAGGCTTTCGCCCTGGGACTGTAAATACAACGGGCATTGCTGCCTTTACTGCAGCAGCTGAATGCGCATATGCAGAAATGAAGACCGCCCGAAGCCATTATGAGCGCTTAAAATCGTACTTACTGGAAAACCTAGAGCCTCTTGCTCCTTTTATAGAAGTAGAAGGCCTTGGGAACTCTCATTTTCCTGGAATTATGGGACTGACGTTTTCAAACATACAGGGTCAATATGTTATGTTACAATGTAATCGTCACGGAATTGCTATCTCTACGGGAAGTGCCTGTCATGTAAATCAGCAGGAACCATTAGCTTCTCTGCTTGCGATTGGCAAATCGACTGCGAATGCTAAGAATTTTGTCCGTATTTCATTCAGTCAACATTCAACGTTTAAGCATATTGATCGACTCATATCCGTTTTTCATTTATTACAGCAAGAATTTATGACAGTGTAAAAGGAGGGATTAAAGGTGCCAGGAACTCAAAAGAAAATTCTTGGAGAAGAAAGAAGAGAACTTATTCTACAATGGTTAAAAACAGAGAGTAAACCAATGACAGGCAGTGAGCTTTCGAAACGAACGAACGTTAGCCGCCAAGTCATTGTACAAGATATTTCGCTGCTTAAAGCTAAAAATGAGCCCATTATCGCAACAAGCCAAGGATATATTTACATTCAAAATCCATCTCAAACTACCGTGCATCAGCGAATTATTGCCTGTCAGCATACGCCAGAAGATGCTGAAAAGGAGCTTCTCCTGCTTGTTGACCACGGCGTTCTCGTAAAAGATGTAACCGTTGAACACCCTGTGTATGGTGAATTAACCGCTTCCGTTATGATTCAAACCCGAAAAGAAGTAGAAACGTTTATAGAAAAAATTCAAGAAACAAACGCAACTTATTTATCTCAGCTAACAGATGGGATTCACCTTCATACGATTGAAGCAGATACAATTAAAAAACTGAATGCTGCCTGCTTAGCTCTTGAAGCGGAAGGCTATTTAGTTTCGAATGAATAAAAAGGTGTTATAACAAAAAAAATCCCGCTTTAAAGCGGGATTTCTGTTTCAAGTAGTGTATGGGGATAGCTTCCTAAAAGCTCTACGCTACAGCCTAGTGCCTCAAGTTCAGCCATAGCCCCAGGGATTAATACTTCATCCATTTTTTGTTCAATATCAACGATAAAGAAATAGTTTCCAAGCCCTGTTTTCATAGGACGGGATTCAATTTTAGACAGATTTAGCTTACGCCAGGAGAAGGCTGAAAGCACTTGATGAAGCGCTCCTGCCTGATCAGATGGAAGTGTAATCATTAACGTTGTCTTGCACCCGTTTCCAGCTAAAAATGGCACCTCTTGCGCTCCATCTTTATGCAAAATAACAAACCTTGTTGTATTATGATCATAATCATGAATGTTCGGGCAGGCAATATGTAATCCATATTCATGGGCTGCTAACCCATTCGCAATAGCTCCAATATTAAGCTCAGGGTGTTCGCTTACATACTTAGCAGCAAACGCCGTTGATGTCATCTCTTCTACTGCAGTTGACGTACATTCTCCGTGTAAAAATTTATGACACTGCGCAATTGCATGAGGATGAGAATAAATCGTTTCAATGTTTTTCCACTGTTCTGCACGAGATGGATGAACCATTAAATGCTGACGAATCGGAAGCACAATTTCCCCAACAATCGGCAGACGACGTTCATGAATAAGATAATCAAGTGTTAAATTTACAGATCCTTCAAGTGCATTTTCTAACGGTACAATTCCATACTCAATTTCTCCGTTATCCACTGCATCAATGCATGCTGGAATTGTCTTGTATGGAATATGGTCGTGCTGTTTAAATACGCCTTGGACGGCTACATGTGTAAATGTTGCCTTTGGTCCTAAATATCCTACTTTCCCCACAATCATGCCTCTCCTTATCTATATCTGTTTGCCATTATGCCCCTGAACCAAGCACGTCCACTTTATCTACAAACTCTAAGCTTTTCAGTCTTCGCAGCATTTCATTTAATTCAACATTCATGCTTGCTGTA contains the following coding sequences:
- the safA gene encoding SafA/ExsA family spore coat assembly protein, giving the protein MTLKIHIVQKGDTLWKIAEKYGVNFEELKKANSQLSNPDMIMPGMKIKVPTSGVPVQKEGAPSPGIKEMPKVQHPYSDQSTKAYPVTEIDESPDEKKSANQPAQTPFMQPIKEAPIAQPKKEAPIAQPKKEAPIAQPKKEAPVAQPKKEAPIVQPKKEMPVAPKLPKLKPIAPEIDINNYYTVNMAMQAPKKEAPKELPKHESPESPEMESIEMPPQMPCYPIMPISPVMPGCGFNYMPCHPPMYAPQPYPMPMYQQAPMYHHGYEHESFEEHAMGAHMAPMPMYPMMPHSCYGPVQCSPCPPPWGYQQPVYPAYHQAPMYPQVQGAMTGGHYESSSDGFGNAPYHYGQQYAPQQQGDCGCGEPRPDDYAPQQPYPQYQQQVPYGFQDPRAPYPAPYGMIGVPPYPAFDPNAFSIPEYDEYDEDED
- a CDS encoding IscS subfamily cysteine desulfurase encodes the protein MIYLDYAATTPMRQEAIEVYTEAATSYYGNSSSLHTLGTQAENLLTLCRKKLSLLVNCREDDLFFTSGGTEANYLAIRSLLKGKNDERKHIVTTKLEHSSVLHTLQQLEKEGFSLSYVPVDQNGVVSVDDLKKTIRPDTVLVAIQHINHELGTIQPVEDIGHFLSKKEILFHCDCVQSFGKLPIDVKKLKADSISVSSHKIYGPKGVGMVYMNSSSSWKPIYHKATHEKGFRPGTVNTTGIAAFTAAAECAYAEMKTARSHYERLKSYLLENLEPLAPFIEVEGLGNSHFPGIMGLTFSNIQGQYVMLQCNRHGIAISTGSACHVNQQEPLASLLAIGKSTANAKNFVRISFSQHSTFKHIDRLISVFHLLQQEFMTV
- the nadC gene encoding carboxylating nicotinate-nucleotide diphosphorylase codes for the protein MNTLKLQKLLQSFFIEDIGDGDITCEAIFSPSDQGKAVFTAKQSGIIAGVELIKEGFHLIDPNVKVNFEKKDGDVLKPGDKIATVSGSVRSILTGERVILNLLQRMSGIATMTHKAVALLGSSHTRICDTRKTTPGMRMLEKYAVRAGGGYNHRFGLYDGVMLKDNHIAHAGSILDAVVKVREQVGHMVKVEVEIENKSQLLEAIEAGADVIMFDNCSPEVIKGWIPLVPAHIVTEASGGITLGTLHSFRDSGVDYISLGALTHSAGSIDISLDLLTERGTENDEFITNASAANAPR
- the nadB gene encoding L-aspartate oxidase, which translates into the protein MLETDVLIIGSGLAAFSAAYELCRHNRVVMVTKGKLDRNNSVLAQGGVAAAIGSSDHWSEHLYDTLVAGNKHCNEQAVRTLVEEGAAVVNELIHKGMKFDKNPDGTLHFGKEGAHRTNRILHAGGDATGQALFAFLKKAVLPYITVIENEMIQHLITVDGTCRGAIGQGENNKITIYHARQTVIATGGIGALYKHTSNQPLATGDGLALAYRAGAKLADLEFVQFHPTLLYQKEAKGLVSEAVRGEGGVLVNEWNERIMEGVHPFKDLAPRDVVARTIFNEMKKGRSVFLDIEKVAHFQQKFPTITALCRKYKIQLDKKRIPVTPGAHFLMGGIEVDGYGQTSVEGLYAVGEVSFTGVHGANRLASNSLLECLVFGKRTGRHILHKARTISRYPPVRYVYKGMPKILPATKQIQHKMMDCVGIIRHENELATIVHEFTNHLDGIPLDQEVIYSREAATICNMLTAGLLIAESSLARKESRGGHYRSDFPHEKQEWEHKRIIKQSAISTKQSLIL
- the nadA gene encoding quinolinate synthase NadA — protein: MSLLQTLQQQTLPAKYTELTENEMKRRVLEIKKKLGSKLFLLGHHYQKDEVYEFADAVGDSLQLAQIAAENREAEHIVFCGVHFMAETADILTAENQKVILPDMRAGCSMADMATIQQTEKAWPVLQDLFGDTIIPLTYVNSTAAIKSFVGEHDGATVTSSNAKNMVEWAFSKKERILFLPDQHLGRNTAYDLGVGLDEMAIWNPIEEILEYEGDINNIKVILWKGHCSVHENFTVKNIDYLREKQPEMNIIVHPECSYEVVQKSDYAGSTKYIIDTIEKAPSGSKWAIGTEMNLVKRIINSHPDKEIVSLNPYMCPCLTMNRIDLPHLLWALESIEEGTEVNQIKVDKHTAQGAIKALTNMLERA